CTTCAAGCGCGTCGGATCGCTGATCGACACGGTCGAGGCGCTGCGCGGCAAGGGGCGTTCGCTCGAACTTCTCGACCTTGTGCCCCCGGGGCCGATGGACGAATTCATCGCCGACAATGAACTGCTTGATCCGACGAGCCCCGACGCGATGTTCGAAGGCCTGGCCGAACGCGGCCTCAGGAAAAGCTGGCATCGCGGCCGGAACTGGATGAAGCACCACCGGCCATTTGGGCGGAAGAGCCGCTAGCCGATTTATTTTGGGAAAGAGCGGCGGCGCGTTAATCCGCCAGCGAAAGGATGTGCTTCGCCTGTTTCAGGTGGGGCGCGTCGACCATCTTGCCATCAACCTGCAACACGCCTGCGCCGGGATTGGCGGCGAAGGCGTCGACTATCGCTTGCGCGCGCGCCGCTTCGTCGGCTGAAGGCGTGAAAGCGGCGTTGATCGGTTCGACCTGCGACGGGTGGATCGCCATCATGCCTGTGAAACCGTCGCGGCGGGCACGCACGGCATAAGCGGTAAGGCCGGCCACGTCCTTGATAGCCGGAAATACCGTATCGATTGCCGCCGCCCCCGCGGCGTGCGCCGCGAACAGTGTCATCGCGCGCGCGACCTCATAGGGTGAGGTGTAGCTGCCATCGGCTTCGCGGCTCGTCGCCGCGCCGATTGCCGCGGGCAGATCCTCTGCGCCCCAGGTCAGACCAAGCAGGCGGTCCTTCACCTCACGGTAGCTGCCGAGCGTGAAGATCGCCGCAGGGGTTTCGGTCGCGATCGGCAGGATCGGCGGCAGCGAGGCGTTGCGTGCGGATTCGCTGCGCAGGATCGTGTCGAGCTGCGCAATGCTCGGCGCGCCTTCGGCCTTTGGCAGCATGATCGCGTCGGGACGCGCAGCGGCGATGGCTGCGACGTCGGCGGCGGTAATATGGCCGTCGAGCGGATTGACGCGAACGAGCGTCACGACCTCGCGCTCACCCGCCAGATAGTCGGCGATTGCAGCGCGGGCTGCCTCCTTGTTCGCGGGCGACACCGAATCCTCAAGGTCGAGGATGATTGCGTCGGCGCCCGACGCCGCCGCCTTGGCAAAGCGCTCGGGCCGGTCGCCGGGAACGAAAAGGAGGGAGCGGAGGCGCATCAGGCGGCTTTCTTCTTGAGCAGGGCGGAGCGTTCGCACTGGCAGACGATCTCATCGCGCTGGTTGATCGCGCGATGCAGGAAAGTCACGATACCCGCATTCGGCCGCGATTTGGACTCCTTGAGACCAACGACCTCGGATTCGGCGCGAAGCGTGTCGCCGATGAACACCGGTTTCGGCATCACCAGCTTGTCGTAACCGAGGTTCGCGACGAGCGTGCCGAGCGTCGTGTCGCCGACCGACAGCCCGACCATCAGGCTGAAGGTGAAGGTGCCGTTGACAAGGATCTGGCCGAATTCCGACGCCTTCGCGGCCTCGATATCGAGATGCAGCGGCTGCGGATTGTGGGTCATCGTGGTGAAGAGGAGATTGTCGGTCTCGGTCACCGTGCGGCGGATGTCATGGGTCAGCGTGTCGCCGATCGCCCATTCGTCGAAATATTTGCCTGCCATTATGCGTCGTCCTTTTCGATCCGCGCGAGCAATGCCTCGACCTGCACCTGCGCACCGGCGGTCGCGTTGAGTTCGGCCACGACGCCGTCGAACGGCGCGGTCAGGCTATGCTCCATCTTCATCGCTTCGAGCGTGAGCAGTTTCTGCCCCTTGGTTACCTTGTCGCCCGCAGCAACCTCGACCGCGATGACCTTGCCGGGCATCGGCGACAGGATCGCTCCGTCGCCGGCAGCACCGCCAGCGCTGCCTTCGGCCCGCCAAGGGGTCAGTTGCCACACCGATCCGCCCTCGGCGACGAGCATCGCGGGCGACGGCTCCTCCGCACCCGGCCCGTGGAGTTCGACCTCGACGCGCTTGCCGTCGAGCAGGAAGGGGGCGCTGCGGACGTCGGGCGCGTTGAGGCGGAAGCCCGATTGAAGCGCACGCGGTACCATCGCCATCGCGGCGTTGGTCAGCGCCTGTGCCGTCGGGACCGGCTCCTCGGTCATCGCGTCGCCGTCGCGGCCGATCAGCCCGGTATCGACCGTGCCCGCAACGAAATCGGGGTGATCGAGCGCGTTGATGAGGAAGGCCGAATTGGTCTTTACGGGCCAGATCGCGCTGTCCTCCAGCATCTCCGACAGCAATTCGCGAGCTTCCTCGCGGTCCTCGCCCCAGGCGATGACCTTGCCGATCAT
This sequence is a window from Sphingopyxis sp. USTB-05. Protein-coding genes within it:
- a CDS encoding CoA ester lyase — translated: MRLRSLLFVPGDRPERFAKAAASGADAIILDLEDSVSPANKEAARAAIADYLAGEREVVTLVRVNPLDGHITAADVAAIAAARPDAIMLPKAEGAPSIAQLDTILRSESARNASLPPILPIATETPAAIFTLGSYREVKDRLLGLTWGAEDLPAAIGAATSREADGSYTSPYEVARAMTLFAAHAAGAAAIDTVFPAIKDVAGLTAYAVRARRDGFTGMMAIHPSQVEPINAAFTPSADEAARAQAIVDAFAANPGAGVLQVDGKMVDAPHLKQAKHILSLAD
- a CDS encoding MaoC family dehydratase, with the translated sequence MAGKYFDEWAIGDTLTHDIRRTVTETDNLLFTTMTHNPQPLHLDIEAAKASEFGQILVNGTFTFSLMVGLSVGDTTLGTLVANLGYDKLVMPKPVFIGDTLRAESEVVGLKESKSRPNAGIVTFLHRAINQRDEIVCQCERSALLKKKAA